The Chelonia mydas isolate rCheMyd1 chromosome 3, rCheMyd1.pri.v2, whole genome shotgun sequence genome includes a region encoding these proteins:
- the GGPS1 gene encoding geranylgeranyl pyrophosphate synthase isoform X1, translating into MEGMEETSERILLEPYKYLLQLPGKQVRTKLSQAFNHWLNVPEDKIQVIIEVTEMLHNASLLIDDIEDNSKLRRGFPVAHSIYGIPSVINSANYVYFLGLQKVLTLDHPDAVKVFTRQLLELHQGQGLDIYWRDTYTCPTEAEYKAMVLQKTGGLFGLAVGLMQLFSHYERDLKPLLNTLGLFFQIRDDYANLHSKEYSENKSFCEDLTEGKFSFPTIHAIWSRPESTQVQNILRQRTENVDIKKYCVHYLENVGSFEYTRQTLKKLESEAYKQIESLGGNPELVALVEHLSKMFKENEN; encoded by the exons GTAAGCAAGTGAGAACCAAACTGTCACAGGCCTTTAATCACTGGCTGAATGTTCCAGAAGATAAAATACAG GTTATTATTGAAGTGACAGAGATGTTGCACAATGCCAGCTTACTCATAGATGACATTGAAGATAACTCAAAGCTACGACGGGGCTTTCCAGTGGCTCATAGCATCTATGGAATTCCGTCTGTAATAAATTCTGCTAATTATGTGTATTTCCTTGGCCTACAGAAGGTTTTAACACTTGATCACCCAGATGCTGTGAAAGTGTTCACTCGTCAGCTGCTGGAACTCCATCAGGGCCAGGGTTTGGATATTTACTGGAGAGATACATACACCTGTCCTACAGAAGCAGAGTATAAAGCCATGGTACTACAAAAGACAGGTGGTCTCTTTGGATTAGCTGTGGGCCTCATGCAGTTGTTTTCCCATTATGAAAGAGACTTAAAACCACTCCTTAATACACTTGGGCTCTTCTTCCAAATACGAGACgactatgctaatttacactcCAAAGAATATAGTGAGAACAAGAGTTTTTGTGAAGATTTAACTGAGGGCAAGTTCTCATTCCCAACTATTCATGCTATTTGGTCCAGACCTGAAAGCACTCAGGTGCAGAATATTTTGCGTCAAAGGACAGAAAATGTAGACATAAAAAAATACTGTGTACATTACCTTGAGAATGTAGGTTCCTTTGAGTACACTCGGCAAACGCTGAAAAAGCTTGAATCTGAAGCATATAAACAGATTGAGTCACTTGGGGGAAACCCTGAACTTGTAGCACTAGTTGAACACTTAAGCAAAATgttcaaagaaaatgaaaattaa
- the GGPS1 gene encoding geranylgeranyl pyrophosphate synthase isoform X2, whose amino-acid sequence MLHNASLLIDDIEDNSKLRRGFPVAHSIYGIPSVINSANYVYFLGLQKVLTLDHPDAVKVFTRQLLELHQGQGLDIYWRDTYTCPTEAEYKAMVLQKTGGLFGLAVGLMQLFSHYERDLKPLLNTLGLFFQIRDDYANLHSKEYSENKSFCEDLTEGKFSFPTIHAIWSRPESTQVQNILRQRTENVDIKKYCVHYLENVGSFEYTRQTLKKLESEAYKQIESLGGNPELVALVEHLSKMFKENEN is encoded by the coding sequence ATGTTGCACAATGCCAGCTTACTCATAGATGACATTGAAGATAACTCAAAGCTACGACGGGGCTTTCCAGTGGCTCATAGCATCTATGGAATTCCGTCTGTAATAAATTCTGCTAATTATGTGTATTTCCTTGGCCTACAGAAGGTTTTAACACTTGATCACCCAGATGCTGTGAAAGTGTTCACTCGTCAGCTGCTGGAACTCCATCAGGGCCAGGGTTTGGATATTTACTGGAGAGATACATACACCTGTCCTACAGAAGCAGAGTATAAAGCCATGGTACTACAAAAGACAGGTGGTCTCTTTGGATTAGCTGTGGGCCTCATGCAGTTGTTTTCCCATTATGAAAGAGACTTAAAACCACTCCTTAATACACTTGGGCTCTTCTTCCAAATACGAGACgactatgctaatttacactcCAAAGAATATAGTGAGAACAAGAGTTTTTGTGAAGATTTAACTGAGGGCAAGTTCTCATTCCCAACTATTCATGCTATTTGGTCCAGACCTGAAAGCACTCAGGTGCAGAATATTTTGCGTCAAAGGACAGAAAATGTAGACATAAAAAAATACTGTGTACATTACCTTGAGAATGTAGGTTCCTTTGAGTACACTCGGCAAACGCTGAAAAAGCTTGAATCTGAAGCATATAAACAGATTGAGTCACTTGGGGGAAACCCTGAACTTGTAGCACTAGTTGAACACTTAAGCAAAATgttcaaagaaaatgaaaattaa